From one Microbacterium aurum genomic stretch:
- a CDS encoding PfkB family carbohydrate kinase has translation MTFVAIGDNCLDVYIRTDQTFVGGNALNVAVNWARAGRGARYIGAVGDDPAAALVVSALEGQGIASSDVTTLAGRTGVTLVELNDTDRRFVHEEFGVGANWVPTQLQLNELTDADWVHLAGITRSGGIVEEVKRRGARVSVDLSTQADLAGLHGVDVCFASAPDSLDAAETLGRRIRAAGARTALVTAGAAGSVAVDAEGSRRQAAQPVAVLDTCGAGDSYIAATIGALADGRDLGDAMRVGTRAAATTCTHAAGFPQMPTRTLPWIIDTYYGYADATAEAHDRRTPEHTTS, from the coding sequence ATGACGTTCGTCGCAATCGGCGACAACTGCCTTGATGTCTACATCAGAACGGACCAGACGTTCGTCGGCGGCAACGCCCTCAACGTTGCGGTCAACTGGGCGCGCGCGGGGCGGGGCGCCCGGTATATCGGCGCCGTGGGCGATGATCCGGCCGCGGCGCTTGTCGTCTCCGCGCTCGAGGGTCAGGGTATTGCGTCGTCCGACGTGACGACCCTCGCAGGCCGCACGGGCGTCACCCTCGTCGAGTTGAACGACACCGACCGCCGCTTCGTCCACGAGGAGTTCGGAGTCGGCGCGAACTGGGTACCGACGCAGCTGCAGCTGAACGAACTGACGGATGCGGATTGGGTGCATCTCGCGGGCATCACGCGCAGCGGCGGCATCGTGGAGGAAGTGAAGCGCCGGGGTGCGAGGGTGAGCGTGGACCTGTCGACGCAGGCGGACCTCGCCGGTCTCCACGGCGTCGACGTCTGCTTCGCCTCCGCTCCTGACTCCCTCGATGCGGCGGAGACCCTCGGCCGGCGGATCCGCGCAGCCGGCGCGCGCACCGCTCTCGTCACCGCAGGCGCCGCCGGCTCCGTCGCCGTCGACGCGGAGGGGTCGCGGCGGCAGGCTGCGCAGCCCGTCGCGGTGCTGGACACCTGCGGCGCCGGCGACAGCTACATCGCCGCGACGATCGGTGCCCTCGCGGATGGCCGCGATCTGGGCGACGCCATGCGCGTGGGCACGCGGGCCGCCGCCACCACCTGCACTCACGCGGCGGGCTTCCCGCAGATGCCGACCCGCACGCTTCCCTGGATCATCGACACCTACTACGGCTACGCCGACGCGACAGCCGAGGCCCACGACCGCCGCACTCCGGAGCACACCACATCATGA
- a CDS encoding GntR family transcriptional regulator produces MPNQRPPRKASTAERLRHSIEALIRSDDLAPGDQMPTEQVLSERLGFSRSTVREALRLLEQDGLLRAEQGRGRFVSGAGALRVERPVTKYESITEMLEGLGYRVTSAVLEVGESIATAEEAQALQLEEGDPVLRLVRLRCGDDIPLVFSVNVIPRDCLPGPVGHRDWSGSLSRALEAHGRTIVSSVARISAVDVPAEYGERFSLSQYDPWLLATETCITTDGSPVVYAQEYHRGSEIAFNVLRRS; encoded by the coding sequence ATGCCGAACCAGCGCCCGCCGCGCAAGGCGTCGACGGCGGAGAGGCTCCGTCACAGCATCGAGGCGCTGATCCGCAGCGACGACCTCGCGCCCGGAGACCAGATGCCGACGGAGCAGGTGCTCTCCGAGCGCCTCGGCTTCTCGCGGTCGACGGTGCGCGAGGCCTTGCGCTTGCTGGAGCAGGACGGATTGCTGCGGGCGGAGCAGGGCAGAGGCAGGTTCGTCTCCGGCGCGGGCGCTCTGCGCGTGGAGCGCCCGGTGACCAAGTACGAGAGCATCACCGAGATGCTCGAGGGTCTCGGCTACCGCGTCACGAGCGCGGTCCTCGAGGTCGGCGAGTCCATCGCGACGGCCGAGGAGGCGCAGGCGCTGCAGCTGGAGGAAGGCGATCCTGTCCTGCGTCTCGTGCGTCTGCGATGCGGCGACGACATCCCTCTCGTCTTCAGCGTCAACGTGATCCCCCGTGACTGCCTGCCCGGTCCGGTCGGGCACCGCGACTGGAGCGGCTCCCTCTCGCGCGCGCTCGAGGCGCACGGACGCACGATCGTCTCCTCGGTCGCCCGCATCAGCGCGGTCGACGTGCCCGCCGAGTACGGCGAGCGGTTCTCCTTGTCGCAGTACGATCCGTGGCTGCTGGCGACCGAGACGTGCATCACCACCGACGGATCGCCCGTGGTCTACGCACAGGAGTACCACCGCGGCTCGGAGATCGCTTTCAACGTCCTCCGGCGCTCCTGA
- a CDS encoding ABC transporter substrate-binding protein, with product MSKSRKITLTAGGFLGAALLLAGCTSSPGATPGSSAAPSGEGGPSITFVAGVKGDPFYITMACGAEKAAAEAGASFDFQAPNSFSPTDQIPIVDGVSAAAPDALLIAPTDVESMFAPIQRVRDAGTKVVQVDTSLTDTEGISASIKTDDYAGGQEAARVLADLVGGEGEVLLLNFQPGVSTTEARGQGFVDEAEKLGLTVVGSEYGGTEVEKSAQIVDATLQRHPELAGIFTTTDYGAQGAITSLRNAAKLKDVALVGFDASPVMVEELRAGNLQAIVSQQASKIGQLAVEAALLALEGEESGETVEVPTITILLEDVDSPSVRDALQTDSCG from the coding sequence ATGTCGAAGTCCCGAAAGATCACTCTCACTGCAGGCGGATTCCTCGGCGCAGCGCTGCTGCTGGCCGGATGCACATCCTCACCCGGCGCGACGCCCGGCTCGTCGGCCGCCCCGAGCGGCGAGGGCGGTCCCTCGATCACGTTCGTGGCCGGCGTCAAGGGAGACCCGTTCTACATCACCATGGCGTGCGGCGCCGAGAAGGCGGCAGCGGAAGCCGGGGCGTCGTTCGATTTCCAGGCGCCGAACTCGTTCAGTCCCACCGATCAGATCCCCATCGTCGACGGCGTCTCTGCCGCGGCACCCGATGCACTGCTGATCGCGCCCACCGACGTGGAGTCGATGTTCGCACCCATCCAGCGCGTGCGCGACGCCGGCACCAAGGTCGTCCAGGTCGATACGTCCCTCACCGACACGGAGGGGATCAGTGCCTCGATCAAGACAGACGACTACGCCGGCGGCCAGGAGGCCGCGCGGGTGCTCGCTGATCTCGTCGGAGGCGAAGGCGAGGTCCTGCTGCTGAACTTCCAGCCGGGCGTGTCGACGACGGAGGCGCGAGGTCAGGGCTTCGTCGACGAGGCCGAGAAGCTGGGACTCACCGTCGTCGGATCGGAGTACGGCGGCACCGAGGTCGAGAAGAGCGCGCAGATCGTCGATGCGACGCTCCAGCGCCATCCCGAGCTCGCGGGCATCTTCACCACGACGGACTACGGCGCGCAGGGCGCCATCACCTCTCTGCGCAATGCGGCCAAGCTGAAGGATGTCGCACTGGTCGGCTTCGATGCCTCACCCGTCATGGTCGAGGAGCTCCGCGCCGGCAATCTGCAGGCGATCGTGAGCCAGCAGGCGAGCAAGATCGGCCAGCTCGCGGTCGAGGCCGCGCTCCTGGCACTCGAGGGCGAGGAGTCCGGCGAGACGGTCGAGGTTCCGACGATCACGATCCTGCTCGAAGATGTGGACAGCCCGAGCGTTCGAGACGCGCTTCAGACCGACTCCTGCGGCTGA
- a CDS encoding ABC transporter permease, whose amino-acid sequence MTMVTTDSDARASKWSMRSLMAGQSIWIGLIFVALVILFTVISGDAFASLPNARNILAGVAIMIIISLGQMMVILTAGIDLSIGGVLVFSGVVAAMTMNAFAGSIAGILLGLLAAIVSGAVWGLINGFLVTKARIPPIIATLGTLGMSMGLALVLTSGIDLRAPLPLVEGLGSSTVLGFIPWIAIIALALAGVVALVLSQTVFGRHTYAIGASAPAAERAGISVTRHLITVYAVAGLLVGIASFVSLARFGTTTLSGHAEDALKAITAVVLGGTSLFGGIGVVRGVVLGAFIPVILLNGFVIAGVQAYWQQFAIGLVLVVAVYIDRRRHATTGPRRRTKKQQSSPTPIDTHQGR is encoded by the coding sequence ATGACCATGGTCACGACCGACAGTGACGCGCGAGCGTCGAAGTGGTCGATGAGGTCCCTGATGGCGGGACAGTCCATCTGGATCGGGCTGATCTTCGTCGCCCTCGTGATCCTCTTCACGGTGATCTCCGGTGATGCCTTCGCCTCGCTCCCGAATGCGCGGAACATCCTCGCGGGCGTCGCGATCATGATCATCATCTCCCTCGGGCAGATGATGGTCATCCTCACGGCTGGGATCGATCTGTCCATCGGGGGCGTCCTCGTCTTCAGTGGTGTGGTCGCGGCGATGACGATGAACGCGTTCGCCGGATCGATCGCGGGGATCCTCCTCGGACTGCTCGCCGCCATCGTGTCGGGCGCCGTGTGGGGTCTCATCAACGGCTTCCTCGTCACGAAGGCCCGCATCCCTCCCATCATCGCGACGCTCGGAACGCTCGGCATGTCGATGGGCCTCGCTCTCGTGCTCACGAGCGGGATCGATCTGCGCGCGCCGCTGCCCCTGGTCGAGGGACTCGGCTCCAGCACGGTGCTGGGCTTCATCCCGTGGATCGCGATCATCGCGCTCGCGCTTGCCGGAGTAGTCGCGCTGGTGCTCAGCCAGACCGTCTTCGGCCGCCACACCTACGCCATCGGCGCGAGCGCCCCCGCCGCCGAACGTGCGGGCATCAGCGTCACGCGCCACCTGATCACGGTGTACGCCGTCGCCGGCCTCCTCGTCGGTATCGCGAGTTTCGTCTCTCTCGCCCGCTTCGGCACGACGACGCTGTCGGGGCATGCGGAGGACGCGCTGAAGGCGATCACCGCCGTCGTCCTCGGAGGCACCTCCCTCTTCGGCGGAATCGGCGTCGTCCGGGGGGTCGTGCTCGGCGCGTTCATCCCGGTCATCCTGCTCAACGGATTCGTCATCGCCGGTGTGCAGGCTTACTGGCAGCAGTTCGCCATCGGTCTCGTCCTGGTCGTGGCCGTCTACATCGACCGCCGGCGGCACGCCACGACCGGGCCGCGTCGTCGTACGAAGAAGCAGCAGTCCAGCCCCACCCCCATCGATACTCACCAAGGAAGGTGA
- a CDS encoding ATP-binding cassette domain-containing protein has translation MVIPVLEAKGVVKSFGSVQALRGADFAVNEGEIVALVGDNGAGKSTLIKTLAGVITPDQGEVLFDGTPVHPHTPERLRELGVETVYQDLALAPTLDPTENLFLGREVRRPGLLGALGFIDRKTMRATSADLFRDLGVRIQDVTSEVSRMSGGQRQGIAVARAAAWASRVIFLDEPTAALGVVQTRNVLDLVRRIRDSGIGVVLISHNMPDVFSVSDRIDVLRLGSRVAQFTTATTRPDQVISAMTGADVAGFQDDGPQTKEEG, from the coding sequence ATGGTGATCCCTGTACTCGAGGCGAAAGGAGTCGTGAAGAGCTTCGGCAGCGTCCAGGCTCTTCGCGGCGCCGACTTCGCCGTGAACGAAGGTGAGATCGTCGCCCTGGTGGGCGACAACGGTGCCGGCAAGAGCACCCTCATCAAAACCCTCGCCGGTGTCATCACGCCCGACCAGGGCGAAGTGCTCTTCGACGGCACGCCGGTTCACCCGCACACGCCCGAGCGGCTGCGTGAGCTGGGTGTGGAGACCGTGTACCAGGACCTGGCGCTGGCTCCCACCCTCGATCCGACCGAGAACCTCTTCCTCGGCCGGGAGGTGCGTCGCCCGGGCCTTCTCGGAGCGCTGGGTTTCATCGATCGCAAGACGATGCGCGCAACCAGCGCCGACCTGTTCCGCGATCTCGGAGTGCGCATCCAGGACGTGACCTCCGAGGTCTCGCGGATGTCGGGCGGCCAGCGGCAGGGCATCGCTGTGGCGCGCGCCGCGGCGTGGGCGAGCAGGGTGATCTTCCTCGACGAGCCCACCGCGGCTCTCGGCGTCGTGCAGACGCGGAACGTGCTCGACCTCGTGCGGCGCATCCGCGACAGCGGGATCGGCGTGGTGCTCATCAGCCACAACATGCCGGATGTCTTCTCTGTGTCCGATCGCATCGATGTGCTGCGGCTGGGCTCACGTGTCGCGCAGTTCACCACCGCCACCACGAGGCCCGATCAGGTCATCTCCGCCATGACGGGCGCCGATGTCGCGGGCTTCCAGGACGACGGTCCTCAGACGAAGGAGGAGGGATGA